One genomic window of Vibrio parahaemolyticus includes the following:
- a CDS encoding alanine/glycine:cation symporter family protein has product MTDLINLMNDLLWGSILVYLLVGVGIYFTVRLGFIQFRHFGHMFSVLKNSRKADKAGISSFQALCTSLAARVGTGNMAGVAVALTAGGPGAIFWMWLIAMLGMATSFAESTLAQLYKTKDDDGNYRGGPAYYMEKGLGMRWMGVLFSVFLIIAFGLVFNAVQANSIANAMSNAFGWNDLYVGIAVVALSAVVIFGGIKRIAKVAELIVPIMALLYLVLALFVVFSNLEKLPDVLMLIFKSAFGLQEAAAGGLGYAIAQAMINGIKRGLFSNEAGMGSAPNAAASATPYPPHPASQGYVQMLGVFMDTIVICSATVAIILMSGEYVGQATEVTGIELTQRALSSQVGDWGGIFVAVAIFFFAFTSIIANYSYAETNLIFLEHNHKAGLSIFRVVVLGMVMFGALASLPVVWSLADVSMGLMAIVNLVAILLLSGIVIKLAKDYNRQLGEGKVPTFDANDFPELKSQLEDGIWDNTKKD; this is encoded by the coding sequence ATGACAGACTTAATCAATTTGATGAACGACCTCCTTTGGGGTTCGATTCTGGTTTATCTTCTTGTAGGTGTAGGAATCTACTTCACCGTTCGATTGGGATTCATCCAATTCCGCCACTTCGGCCACATGTTCTCTGTTCTTAAGAACAGCCGTAAAGCAGACAAAGCTGGTATTTCTTCTTTCCAAGCGCTTTGTACTAGTCTTGCTGCACGTGTAGGTACTGGTAACATGGCGGGTGTTGCAGTTGCATTGACTGCGGGTGGCCCTGGCGCGATCTTCTGGATGTGGCTGATCGCAATGCTTGGTATGGCAACGTCGTTTGCAGAGAGTACTCTGGCGCAGCTATACAAAACCAAAGATGATGATGGCAACTACCGTGGTGGTCCTGCTTACTACATGGAAAAAGGCTTGGGCATGCGTTGGATGGGCGTGTTGTTCTCTGTTTTCCTAATTATCGCTTTTGGTTTGGTATTCAACGCCGTACAAGCGAACTCAATTGCAAACGCAATGAGCAACGCATTTGGTTGGAATGACCTATACGTTGGTATTGCTGTTGTTGCACTTTCAGCTGTAGTTATCTTCGGTGGTATCAAGCGTATCGCGAAAGTAGCTGAGCTGATCGTTCCTATCATGGCACTGCTATACCTAGTACTAGCATTGTTCGTTGTATTCTCAAACCTAGAGAAACTACCAGATGTATTGATGCTGATCTTCAAGAGCGCATTCGGTCTGCAAGAAGCTGCAGCGGGTGGTCTTGGTTATGCGATTGCACAAGCAATGATCAACGGTATCAAACGTGGTCTATTCTCGAACGAAGCGGGTATGGGTTCTGCGCCTAACGCGGCAGCGTCGGCAACGCCTTACCCACCGCACCCAGCATCTCAAGGTTACGTTCAGATGCTAGGCGTGTTCATGGATACGATTGTTATCTGTTCTGCAACAGTAGCGATTATCCTGATGTCGGGCGAGTATGTAGGTCAAGCAACGGAAGTTACTGGTATTGAGCTAACTCAGCGTGCATTGAGCTCGCAAGTGGGTGATTGGGGCGGCATCTTTGTTGCGGTTGCAATCTTCTTCTTCGCGTTTACTTCAATCATCGCGAACTACTCTTACGCAGAAACGAACCTGATCTTCTTGGAGCACAACCATAAAGCTGGTCTAAGCATCTTCCGCGTTGTGGTTCTGGGCATGGTAATGTTTGGTGCGCTAGCGTCTCTTCCTGTGGTTTGGTCGTTGGCTGACGTTTCGATGGGTCTGATGGCGATTGTTAACTTGGTAGCGATTCTGTTGCTATCGGGCATCGTGATCAAACTGGCGAAAGACTACAACCGCCAGCTAGGCGAAGGTAAAGTACCAACGTTCGATGCGAACGATTTCCCTGAGCTTAAGTCTCAGCTAGAAGACGGTATTTGGGACAACACTAAGAAAGACTAA
- a CDS encoding DUF3545 family protein, with the protein MEGFQLDEIFNLDTTSTTRSRAKPVKRKWREIEEMNDRRNLLKELRELDVCNDYSLDDIKL; encoded by the coding sequence ATGGAAGGCTTTCAACTAGATGAGATTTTCAATCTGGATACTACCTCAACAACAAGATCTCGCGCTAAACCAGTAAAAAGAAAGTGGCGTGAAATAGAAGAGATGAACGACAGACGTAACTTACTTAAAGAACTACGTGAACTTGATGTTTGCAACGACTACAGCTTAGACGACATCAAACTCTAA